The sequence AAGTTTCTTCTCAAGAAGATCCTGTTTAAGCATCTCTTTTTTATCTCTTGGAGCATAATATTTTTTAATCTTACTAATATCAATTCCAGATTTACCTTTGATTTCTTCAAAGAATTTATCGTAATCCTCATCGTTTATAACAAGGTTTTCAGCTTGAATAATAGCCTCTCTGATGTATTGCCATCTGATAGTAGCTATTGCACTTGAAGCATAAACTGATTTTAGAACTTCGTCATCAATATTCATCTGACCAAATTGTGATTTAGCAGTTTGAATCATGTTCGTAGTATATCTATCTACGATTGTCGGAGGTACATCAAAAGCATGAAGATTGTTGATCTTATCTTTCAATCTTGAAAGCATTTCTCTCTCTTCTTTGTCTGTTTTGTTCTTTAAAATGTTCTCTTTAACTTCATTTTTAAACATTTCAGAAGACTCATATTTTTTATCAACAGATTTAACAAACTCGTCATTAAAATCAGGTAAAACTTTTTCCTGAACATTTTTTACAAGAACTTCAAATTCAATTTTATCATTTTCCATTTCAGCATTTTTGAATTTTTCAGGAATTGACATATAAACAGTTTTAAACTCACCTTTGTTAAGTCCAACAAGTTGTTCATCAACTTCTTTTTCAGAAACATTTTTACCAACTTCGATTGTTCTTTCTTCGTACTTTTCAGTACCTACAACTCTCATATCGATAATTGCAATATTTCCGACCTCAATAGGTGTGTCAATATCTTTAAATGAAGCAAAATCATTTCTCATTTTATCTATTTCGGCATTTATTTCATCATCTGAAACAGATACATTTAGTTGTTCCACTTCAAGTTCCTTGTATTGACCAAGTTGGAATTCTGGATAAACTTCGATGTAAGCAGTAAAAGTAAGCTCAGTACCTTCTTCACCTTTGAAATCATCAATTTTTGCCTGAGATAAAGGATTGATACCAGATTCTTTTAGAAACTCAGTAAATGACTCATTTATTGCATGATCGAAAGATTCTGCTAATATACTTTTTTTGAATTTTTTTTCGATGAAATCCACTGGTGCCTTACCTTGTCTGAATCCATCAATTTTTGCTTTCTTCTGAACATCTTTAAGAGTCTTATTATAATACTCTTTCATCTCTTCAATACTTACTGTGAAAAGCACTTTCTTTTCGTAATCTTTAGACTGAATAATCTCAGTTCTCATTCGTAAACTCCTTATCGTTAACTTTTACTTTCACCCATCCAATTCGTTGTTTTTCAAGGGTTAGTATTGTGAAAGTAAGATTCTTGTAAGTTTTCTTGTCCCCAATCTCAGGAACTTCACCAAAGATGTAATACAAAAAGCCACCAAGGCTTTCAAAATCCTCATCTAGCGGCAATACGACATCCAAAATCTTGTTCACATCTTCAAGAGGAATCTTTGCATCAAACTCAAAA is a genomic window of Candidatus Delongbacteria bacterium containing:
- the tig gene encoding trigger factor, giving the protein MRTEIIQSKDYEKKVLFTVSIEEMKEYYNKTLKDVQKKAKIDGFRQGKAPVDFIEKKFKKSILAESFDHAINESFTEFLKESGINPLSQAKIDDFKGEEGTELTFTAYIEVYPEFQLGQYKELEVEQLNVSVSDDEINAEIDKMRNDFASFKDIDTPIEVGNIAIIDMRVVGTEKYEERTIEVGKNVSEKEVDEQLVGLNKGEFKTVYMSIPEKFKNAEMENDKIEFEVLVKNVQEKVLPDFNDEFVKSVDKKYESSEMFKNEVKENILKNKTDKEEREMLSRLKDKINNLHAFDVPPTIVDRYTTNMIQTAKSQFGQMNIDDEVLKSVYASSAIATIRWQYIREAIIQAENLVINDEDYDKFFEEIKGKSGIDISKIKKYYAPRDKKEMLKQDLLEKKLDEILKQNNKVNFVDALTEPVVEETESVQE